One window from the genome of Metabacillus flavus encodes:
- the yidC gene encoding membrane protein insertase YidC: protein MPNHSSMFTFLKRSSLLLLTFSVLLLSGCSADHTPINSETTGFFNHFVVFPFSALIKYTASLFGGSYGVAIILVTFLVRLLLMPFMMKQYKNQQQMKKKMAILQPEMKKLQEKYKDKKKDPESQRLMQQETLQLYQKHGYNPLAMGCLPILIQTPILFGFYFAIQRTPEIAAHSFLWFDLGHTDAIMPFIAAAVYFLQAKVSQMDMPAEQQKQMAMVAYVMPIMMGAASFGAAAFLPLYWTIGGMFVILQTLLAKHLYKEKDLSAVPKTLEN from the coding sequence ATGCCAAACCATTCATCTATGTTCACGTTCCTTAAACGGTCAAGTTTATTACTTCTGACTTTTTCGGTTCTCCTGCTAAGCGGATGCTCGGCAGATCATACACCAATCAATAGCGAGACAACCGGGTTTTTTAACCATTTTGTTGTTTTCCCTTTTTCTGCTTTGATCAAGTATACTGCTTCTCTATTCGGAGGCAGCTATGGAGTAGCGATTATCCTCGTTACATTTCTAGTCCGTCTGCTCCTTATGCCGTTCATGATGAAGCAATACAAAAATCAGCAGCAAATGAAGAAAAAAATGGCGATCCTGCAGCCTGAAATGAAAAAGCTTCAGGAAAAATACAAAGACAAGAAAAAAGACCCGGAATCACAGCGTCTTATGCAGCAGGAAACGCTTCAGCTTTATCAGAAGCATGGGTACAATCCGCTGGCTATGGGCTGTCTGCCGATCCTGATCCAGACTCCTATTCTTTTCGGATTTTACTTTGCGATACAAAGAACTCCGGAGATCGCCGCGCATTCCTTTCTCTGGTTCGACCTTGGGCATACGGACGCCATTATGCCGTTCATCGCAGCAGCCGTTTACTTCCTGCAGGCAAAAGTCTCCCAAATGGATATGCCGGCAGAACAGCAAAAGCAAATGGCCATGGTCGCCTATGTGATGCCAATTATGATGGGGGCTGCGTCATTCGGAGCAGCTGCATTCCTTCCCCTGTATTGGACCATTGGAGGCATGTTCGTCATTCTGCAGACGCTGCTTGCAAAGCACCTGTACAAAGAAAAAGATCTTTCTGCTGTTCCAAAAACACTGGAAAATTAG
- a CDS encoding haloacid dehalogenase type II, which yields MTIKAILFDAYGTLFDVYSVKEKCEQHFQGKGEEISRTWREKQLEYCFLTQILQKYEPFDQLTEKALRASLAIHGTEGSEKECAELMKEYEQLSPFEETEEVLKQLKGKQTFIYSNGTRGMLEPLIENNGFQDLIGALSADEIRQYKPSPASYSYAMEKLGLDKTDILFVSSNQWDIAGASSFGFKTAWINRAREPVSALGFEPANIYSDLKGLLEEK from the coding sequence ATGACAATTAAAGCGATTCTATTTGACGCCTACGGCACTTTGTTTGACGTTTACTCTGTAAAAGAAAAATGCGAGCAGCATTTTCAGGGAAAAGGGGAGGAAATCAGTCGGACGTGGAGAGAAAAACAGCTTGAATACTGTTTTTTGACACAGATTTTGCAAAAATATGAGCCTTTTGATCAGCTGACTGAAAAAGCGCTGAGAGCTTCTTTGGCGATTCATGGCACAGAAGGGAGCGAAAAAGAATGTGCAGAATTAATGAAAGAATACGAACAGCTGAGTCCCTTCGAAGAAACGGAAGAAGTATTAAAACAGCTTAAAGGTAAACAAACGTTTATTTATTCTAATGGAACGAGAGGAATGCTCGAACCTTTGATTGAAAATAATGGATTTCAAGATCTCATAGGAGCCTTGAGCGCAGATGAAATCAGACAGTACAAGCCGTCACCTGCTTCCTACAGTTATGCGATGGAAAAGCTTGGACTCGATAAAACCGATATATTATTTGTGTCCTCTAATCAGTGGGATATTGCAGGTGCTTCAAGCTTTGGATTTAAGACTGCCTGGATTAATCGGGCAAGGGAGCCTGTATCAGCATTAGGGTTCGAACCAGCGAATATATATTCTGATTTAAAAGGCCTTCTGGAAGAAAAATAA
- a CDS encoding NADH:flavin oxidoreductase, which yields MGNYPELFAEQLLGPYKLKNRFIVSPMTRISADEDGMANSRMERYYKRYAKGGFAAVISEGIYTDGRYSQGYLNQPGLVSAGHIASWRPITETVQDHGALIIAQLMHAGGQSQGNIHSKQTAAPSAIAPKGEQLEFYGGSGPYAVPKEMSEQDITEVKRGFAAAAMNARQAGFNGVEIHGANGYLLDQFLTASLNEREDSYGGSLQNRMRLLMEIIYDVQQAAGNDMIIGIRISQAKVSDSNYKWPHGEKDAEAIFSLLGKTPLDYIHVTDANGTASSFGDGTKSLAAAAKEYSGLPVIANGQLQDPRKASSLISSGEADFVSLGTGALANPDAPKKISKGKDLEAFNPEEILMPLANIKDLEL from the coding sequence ATGGGAAATTACCCGGAACTTTTTGCAGAACAGCTACTCGGACCTTATAAATTAAAAAACCGCTTCATTGTCTCGCCGATGACGCGAATCAGTGCAGATGAAGATGGAATGGCTAATTCCCGAATGGAACGCTATTACAAACGCTATGCAAAGGGCGGATTTGCCGCCGTTATTTCTGAGGGGATCTATACAGACGGCCGCTACAGCCAGGGCTATTTAAATCAGCCGGGTTTAGTATCCGCCGGCCATATTGCTTCCTGGAGACCGATTACTGAAACCGTTCAGGATCACGGCGCCCTGATTATTGCCCAGCTCATGCACGCAGGCGGCCAATCTCAGGGAAACATTCATTCAAAACAAACAGCAGCACCATCTGCTATTGCCCCTAAAGGCGAACAGCTCGAGTTCTATGGCGGCTCCGGTCCATATGCCGTACCTAAAGAAATGAGTGAACAGGATATAACGGAGGTGAAAAGAGGTTTTGCAGCCGCAGCTATGAATGCCCGCCAGGCCGGTTTCAATGGCGTAGAAATTCACGGAGCAAATGGATATCTGCTTGATCAGTTCCTGACAGCGAGCTTAAATGAGAGAGAAGATTCCTATGGCGGTTCCCTGCAGAACCGGATGAGGCTGTTAATGGAAATCATATATGACGTTCAGCAGGCGGCAGGAAACGATATGATCATCGGTATCCGGATTTCTCAGGCAAAGGTGTCGGATTCAAATTATAAATGGCCGCATGGAGAGAAGGATGCAGAAGCGATATTCTCCCTTCTGGGAAAAACACCGCTGGATTATATTCACGTTACGGATGCCAATGGTACTGCATCATCCTTTGGTGACGGCACAAAATCACTTGCAGCAGCAGCAAAAGAATATAGCGGATTGCCGGTTATCGCCAACGGGCAGCTGCAGGATCCGAGAAAGGCTTCTTCCTTAATTTCCTCTGGAGAAGCTGATTTTGTCAGCCTTGGTACAGGAGCTTTAGCCAATCCTGATGCACCGAAGAAGATCAGCAAAGGGAAGGATCTTGAGGCCTTCAATCCTGAGGAAATTCTCATGCCGCTTGCAAACATAAAAGATTTAGAGCTGTAA